A region of Paraburkholderia largidicola DNA encodes the following proteins:
- a CDS encoding DHA2 family efflux MFS transporter permease subunit encodes MTDRARIIPLIVACPLFLQNLDTSIMATALPSIARSLGVEALHLNLAITSYLLSLAVFLPASGWLADRFGARRVFCSAIGLFSVASALCGIATSLPQLVVFRVLQGMGGAMMVPVGRLILLRSVPPARMVAAMVWFTVPGAVGRLAGPLLGGVVVTITSWRWIFLLNVPFGVIGVLCALAFIDDTHERIDERFDLPGFVLLSTGLVGLVGGLDTAGRGLVPQWVTFAFTGTGALSMLLYWLYSRRHVDAIIDPLLLRYKAYRTAVLGGMPLRIGIGASPFLMPLMLQLGFGLSPLTSGSLSVATAVGSLAVRGVMTKAIQRIGFRTLLIVATCMTGCFYACYGLFKPSTPHLLIFCTLLAGGLFNSLAMVTLNTLGYSDMPKPKMSRATALSGMAQQLSVSLGVAFGASLLALTAHLHGGSAAHLTARDFSPAFFVVGAAVLCSLFFFVKLSKDEGAELRQA; translated from the coding sequence ATGACCGACCGCGCCCGCATCATTCCGCTGATCGTTGCCTGTCCGCTGTTCCTGCAAAACCTCGATACGTCGATCATGGCGACCGCGCTGCCTTCCATCGCGCGTTCGCTCGGCGTCGAGGCGCTGCATCTGAATCTCGCGATCACTTCCTATCTGCTCAGTCTCGCCGTGTTTCTGCCGGCGAGCGGCTGGCTCGCCGACCGCTTCGGCGCGCGCCGCGTGTTCTGCTCGGCCATCGGGCTGTTTTCTGTCGCATCGGCGCTGTGCGGGATCGCAACCTCTCTCCCGCAACTCGTCGTGTTCCGGGTGCTGCAGGGCATGGGCGGCGCGATGATGGTGCCCGTCGGCCGGTTGATCCTGCTGCGCAGCGTGCCGCCTGCGCGGATGGTCGCGGCGATGGTGTGGTTCACGGTGCCGGGTGCGGTGGGGCGGCTTGCCGGCCCGCTGCTCGGCGGCGTGGTGGTGACGATCACGTCGTGGCGCTGGATCTTCCTGCTGAACGTGCCGTTCGGCGTGATCGGCGTGCTGTGCGCGCTCGCGTTCATCGACGACACGCATGAGCGCATCGACGAGCGTTTCGATCTGCCCGGTTTCGTGCTGCTGTCGACGGGCCTCGTGGGTCTTGTCGGCGGGCTGGATACGGCCGGGCGCGGGCTCGTGCCGCAATGGGTGACCTTCGCGTTCACGGGTACGGGCGCGCTGTCGATGCTGCTGTACTGGCTATATAGCCGCCGTCACGTCGATGCGATCATCGATCCCTTGCTGCTGCGCTACAAGGCGTACCGGACGGCCGTGCTCGGCGGCATGCCTTTGCGCATCGGCATAGGCGCATCTCCTTTCCTGATGCCATTGATGCTGCAACTGGGCTTCGGCCTGTCGCCGCTCACGTCGGGGTCGCTGAGCGTCGCGACGGCGGTCGGCTCGCTCGCCGTGCGCGGCGTGATGACCAAGGCGATTCAGCGCATCGGCTTTCGCACGCTGCTGATCGTCGCGACCTGCATGACGGGTTGTTTCTATGCGTGCTATGGGCTTTTCAAGCCGAGCACGCCGCATCTGCTGATCTTCTGCACGCTGCTGGCGGGCGGGCTGTTCAATTCGCTCGCGATGGTGACGCTCAACACGCTCGGCTACTCCGACATGCCGAAGCCGAAAATGAGCCGCGCCACAGCGCTCTCCGGCATGGCGCAGCAGCTCTCCGTGAGCCTCGGCGTCGCGTTCGGCGCGTCATTACTCGCGCTGACCGCGCATCTGCACGGCGGCAGCGCCGCGCATCTCACCGCGCGCGATTTCTCGCCCGCGTTCTTCGTCGTCGGCGCGGCCGTCCTGTGCTCGTTGTTCTTCTTCGTGAAGCTGTCGAAGGACGAGGGCGCGGAACTGCGGCAGGCCTAG
- a CDS encoding helix-turn-helix transcriptional regulator: MGKIAVDLEAVLARRDRLGVSGSTQMRALAAGDGWSVMDVLCTFGPRDRPFEERHAGVCIAIVAAGAFGYRSAAGRELLTPGSLLLGNAGECFECGHRHAPGDRCVSFHYQPAYFEQLAADAGFARTDTLFRHGRMPPFRAFSGLIARACAGATERASCTVWNELAVELAGATLRATQADAKRRAITTSASAWSRVTQAVRLIDETPDAPHTLASLAQMCGLSDFYFLRTFQRVTGVTPHQYVLRARLRHAALRLADESTKIVDIALDSGFNDVSNFNHAFRVEFGMSPRVWRMQRGAAAIPVAPRHMVREA, encoded by the coding sequence TTGGGAAAAATTGCCGTCGATCTCGAAGCCGTGCTCGCACGCCGCGACAGGCTCGGCGTGTCCGGCAGCACGCAGATGCGCGCGCTGGCCGCGGGCGACGGCTGGTCGGTGATGGACGTGCTGTGCACCTTCGGCCCGCGTGACAGGCCGTTCGAGGAGCGGCACGCGGGCGTCTGCATCGCGATCGTGGCGGCGGGCGCATTCGGCTACCGGTCGGCCGCGGGGCGGGAACTGCTCACGCCGGGCTCGCTGCTGCTCGGCAATGCGGGCGAGTGCTTCGAATGCGGGCATCGGCATGCGCCCGGCGACCGCTGCGTATCGTTTCACTATCAGCCTGCGTACTTCGAGCAACTCGCCGCCGACGCGGGCTTTGCTCGCACCGATACATTGTTCCGGCATGGACGGATGCCGCCATTCCGCGCGTTTTCCGGCCTGATCGCGCGGGCGTGTGCCGGGGCGACGGAACGCGCGTCATGCACGGTATGGAACGAACTCGCTGTCGAACTGGCCGGGGCCACGCTGCGCGCGACACAAGCGGACGCAAAGCGGCGTGCTATTACGACGAGCGCGTCCGCATGGTCGCGCGTCACGCAGGCCGTGCGCCTGATCGACGAAACGCCCGATGCGCCGCATACGCTCGCGAGTCTCGCGCAGATGTGCGGACTATCCGACTTCTATTTTCTGCGCACGTTCCAGCGCGTCACGGGCGTGACGCCGCATCAATACGTGCTGCGCGCGCGCCTGCGCCATGCGGCACTGCGTCTTGCCGACGAGAGCACGAAGATCGTCGATATCGCGCTCGATAGCGGCTTCAACGACGTGTCCAATTTCAATCACGCGTTTCGCGTCGAATTCGGCATGAGCCCGCGCGTGTGGCGGATGCAGCGCGGCGCAGCTGCGATTCCTGTTGCGCCTCGCCACATGGTGCGCGAGGCATGA